One segment of Macrotis lagotis isolate mMagLag1 chromosome 1, bilby.v1.9.chrom.fasta, whole genome shotgun sequence DNA contains the following:
- the UCKL1 gene encoding uridine-cytidine kinase-like 1 isoform X4 — translation MSSPPGYPGIRISGCWALGAEGSSAESLDRLLPPVGTGRSPRKRTTSQCKSEPPLLRTSKRTIYTAGRPPWYNEHGTQSKEAFVIGLGGGSASGKTTVARMIIEALDVPWVVLLSMDSFYKVLTKQQQEQAASNDFNFDHPDAFDFDLIVCTLKKLKQGKSVKIPIYDFTTHSRKKDWKTLYGANVIIFEGIMAFADKQLLELLDMKIFVDTDSDIRLVRRLRRDISERGRDIEGVIKQYNKFVKPAFDQYIQPTMRLADIVVPRGSGNTVAIDLIVQHVHSQLEERELSVRAALASAHQCHPLPRTLSVLKSTPQVRGMHTIIRDKETSRDEFIFYSKRLMRLLIEHALSFLPFQGCTVQTPQGQDYEGKTYAGKQITGVSILRAGETMEPALRAVCKDVRIGTILIQTNQLTGEPELHYLRLPKDISEDHVILMDCTVSTGAAAMMAVRVLLDHDVPEDKIFLLSLLMAEMGVHSVAYAFPRVKIITTAVDKKVNDLFRIIPGIGNFGDRYFGTDAPPDWSDEEELAGT, via the exons GGCAG CAGTGCTGAGTCTCTAGATAGACTTCTCCCTCCTGTGGGCACAGGCCGATCACCACGAAAACGGACTACTAGCCAGTGTAAATCAGAGCCACCCCTGTTGCGGACCAGCAAAAGGACAATCTACACAGCTGGGCGGCCTCCCTGGTACAATGAACATGGGACTCAGTCAAAGGAAGCATTTGTCATTG GCTTGGGTGGAGGTAGTGCCTCTGGGAAAACTACTGTGGCCAGAATGATTATTGAAGCTTTGGATGTCCCCTGGGTAGTTCTACTTTCCATGGATTCCTTCTACAAG GTACTTACCAAGCAACAGCAGGAGCAGGCAGCCAGCAATGACTTCAACTTTGACCACCCTGATGCCTTCGATTTTGACCTCATCGTTTGTACCCTCAAGAAATTGAAACAGGGGAAGAGTGTGAAGATCCCCATCTATGACTTTACCACCCACAGCCGGAAAAAGGACTGG AAAACTCTGTATGGGGCCAATGTGATCATCTTTGAGGGAATCATGGCATTTGCAGATAAGCAGCTTTTGGAG CTCTTAGATATGAAGATCTTTGTGGACACAGACTCAGACATCCGTCTGGTGCGACGGCTGCGAAGAGACATCAGTGAGAGGGGCCGGGACATCGAAGGGGTCATCAAACAGTACAACAAGTTTGTCAAACCAGCCTTTGACCAATACATCCAACCCACCATGCGGCTTGCAGATATTGTGGTTCCCCGAG GGAGTGGAAATACTGTGGCCATTGATCTGATTGTTCAGCATGTCCACAGCCAGCTGGAAGAG CGTGAACTCAGCGTGAG GGCAGCATTGGCCTCAGCCCATCAATGCCACCCTCTCCCCAGGACTCTTAGTGTACTGAAGAGCACCCCCCAAGTGAGGGGGATGCATACCATCATCAG GGATAAAGAGACCAGTCGGGATGAGTTTATCTTCTATTCAAAGCGGCTAATGAGACTCCTCATTGAGCATGCTCTCTCCTTCCTGCCCTTCCAG ggctgcacagTCCAGACACCCCAGGGGCAGGACTATGAAGGAAAAACCTATGCTGGGAAACAG ATCACAGGGGTGTCCATCCTAAGGGCTGGGGAGACCATGGAACCAGCTCTGCGGGCTGTGTGCAAAGATGTCCGGATTGGCACCATTCTCATTCAGACCAACCAACTTACAGGTGAACCAGAG CTGCACTACCTTCGACTCCCCAAAGACATCAGTGAGGACCATGTGATCCTGATGGACTGCACGGTATCCACCGGTGCAGCAGCCATGATGGCAGTCAGAGTGCTGTTG GATCATGATGTTCCAGAAGACAAAATCTTCCTGCTCTCACTGCTGATGGCTGAGATGGGTGTCCACTCTGTGGCCTATGCCTTCCCACGGGTGAAGATCATCACCACAGCTGTGGATAAGAAAGTGAATGATCTTTTCCGAATCATCCCTGGCATTG GGAACTTTGGAGACCGCTACTTTGGGACAGATGCCCCACCTGACTGGAGTGATGAGGAAGAACTAGCTGGAACTTAG
- the UCKL1 gene encoding uridine-cytidine kinase-like 1 isoform X1 → MATALALALSAAATSPSSPSEEAPSGLDEREDGAESEARCEASSAESLDRLLPPVGTGRSPRKRTTSQCKSEPPLLRTSKRTIYTAGRPPWYNEHGTQSKEAFVIGLGGGSASGKTTVARMIIEALDVPWVVLLSMDSFYKVLTKQQQEQAASNDFNFDHPDAFDFDLIVCTLKKLKQGKSVKIPIYDFTTHSRKKDWKTLYGANVIIFEGIMAFADKQLLELLDMKIFVDTDSDIRLVRRLRRDISERGRDIEGVIKQYNKFVKPAFDQYIQPTMRLADIVVPRGSGNTVAIDLIVQHVHSQLEERKLRWDMAALASAHQCHPLPRTLSVLKSTPQVRGMHTIIRDKETSRDEFIFYSKRLMRLLIEHALSFLPFQGCTVQTPQGQDYEGKTYAGKQITGVSILRAGETMEPALRAVCKDVRIGTILIQTNQLTGEPELHYLRLPKDISEDHVILMDCTVSTGAAAMMAVRVLLDHDVPEDKIFLLSLLMAEMGVHSVAYAFPRVKIITTAVDKKVNDLFRIIPGIGNFGDRYFGTDAPPDWSDEEELAGT, encoded by the exons CAGTGCTGAGTCTCTAGATAGACTTCTCCCTCCTGTGGGCACAGGCCGATCACCACGAAAACGGACTACTAGCCAGTGTAAATCAGAGCCACCCCTGTTGCGGACCAGCAAAAGGACAATCTACACAGCTGGGCGGCCTCCCTGGTACAATGAACATGGGACTCAGTCAAAGGAAGCATTTGTCATTG GCTTGGGTGGAGGTAGTGCCTCTGGGAAAACTACTGTGGCCAGAATGATTATTGAAGCTTTGGATGTCCCCTGGGTAGTTCTACTTTCCATGGATTCCTTCTACAAG GTACTTACCAAGCAACAGCAGGAGCAGGCAGCCAGCAATGACTTCAACTTTGACCACCCTGATGCCTTCGATTTTGACCTCATCGTTTGTACCCTCAAGAAATTGAAACAGGGGAAGAGTGTGAAGATCCCCATCTATGACTTTACCACCCACAGCCGGAAAAAGGACTGG AAAACTCTGTATGGGGCCAATGTGATCATCTTTGAGGGAATCATGGCATTTGCAGATAAGCAGCTTTTGGAG CTCTTAGATATGAAGATCTTTGTGGACACAGACTCAGACATCCGTCTGGTGCGACGGCTGCGAAGAGACATCAGTGAGAGGGGCCGGGACATCGAAGGGGTCATCAAACAGTACAACAAGTTTGTCAAACCAGCCTTTGACCAATACATCCAACCCACCATGCGGCTTGCAGATATTGTGGTTCCCCGAG GGAGTGGAAATACTGTGGCCATTGATCTGATTGTTCAGCATGTCCACAGCCAGCTGGAAGAG AGGAAGCTACGATGGGATAT GGCAGCATTGGCCTCAGCCCATCAATGCCACCCTCTCCCCAGGACTCTTAGTGTACTGAAGAGCACCCCCCAAGTGAGGGGGATGCATACCATCATCAG GGATAAAGAGACCAGTCGGGATGAGTTTATCTTCTATTCAAAGCGGCTAATGAGACTCCTCATTGAGCATGCTCTCTCCTTCCTGCCCTTCCAG ggctgcacagTCCAGACACCCCAGGGGCAGGACTATGAAGGAAAAACCTATGCTGGGAAACAG ATCACAGGGGTGTCCATCCTAAGGGCTGGGGAGACCATGGAACCAGCTCTGCGGGCTGTGTGCAAAGATGTCCGGATTGGCACCATTCTCATTCAGACCAACCAACTTACAGGTGAACCAGAG CTGCACTACCTTCGACTCCCCAAAGACATCAGTGAGGACCATGTGATCCTGATGGACTGCACGGTATCCACCGGTGCAGCAGCCATGATGGCAGTCAGAGTGCTGTTG GATCATGATGTTCCAGAAGACAAAATCTTCCTGCTCTCACTGCTGATGGCTGAGATGGGTGTCCACTCTGTGGCCTATGCCTTCCCACGGGTGAAGATCATCACCACAGCTGTGGATAAGAAAGTGAATGATCTTTTCCGAATCATCCCTGGCATTG GGAACTTTGGAGACCGCTACTTTGGGACAGATGCCCCACCTGACTGGAGTGATGAGGAAGAACTAGCTGGAACTTAG
- the UCKL1 gene encoding uridine-cytidine kinase-like 1 isoform X3, with product MSSPPGYPGIRISGCWALGAEGSSAESLDRLLPPVGTGRSPRKRTTSQCKSEPPLLRTSKRTIYTAGRPPWYNEHGTQSKEAFVIGLGGGSASGKTTVARMIIEALDVPWVVLLSMDSFYKVLTKQQQEQAASNDFNFDHPDAFDFDLIVCTLKKLKQGKSVKIPIYDFTTHSRKKDWKTLYGANVIIFEGIMAFADKQLLELLDMKIFVDTDSDIRLVRRLRRDISERGRDIEGVIKQYNKFVKPAFDQYIQPTMRLADIVVPRGSGNTVAIDLIVQHVHSQLEERKLRWDMAALASAHQCHPLPRTLSVLKSTPQVRGMHTIIRDKETSRDEFIFYSKRLMRLLIEHALSFLPFQGCTVQTPQGQDYEGKTYAGKQITGVSILRAGETMEPALRAVCKDVRIGTILIQTNQLTGEPELHYLRLPKDISEDHVILMDCTVSTGAAAMMAVRVLLDHDVPEDKIFLLSLLMAEMGVHSVAYAFPRVKIITTAVDKKVNDLFRIIPGIGNFGDRYFGTDAPPDWSDEEELAGT from the exons GGCAG CAGTGCTGAGTCTCTAGATAGACTTCTCCCTCCTGTGGGCACAGGCCGATCACCACGAAAACGGACTACTAGCCAGTGTAAATCAGAGCCACCCCTGTTGCGGACCAGCAAAAGGACAATCTACACAGCTGGGCGGCCTCCCTGGTACAATGAACATGGGACTCAGTCAAAGGAAGCATTTGTCATTG GCTTGGGTGGAGGTAGTGCCTCTGGGAAAACTACTGTGGCCAGAATGATTATTGAAGCTTTGGATGTCCCCTGGGTAGTTCTACTTTCCATGGATTCCTTCTACAAG GTACTTACCAAGCAACAGCAGGAGCAGGCAGCCAGCAATGACTTCAACTTTGACCACCCTGATGCCTTCGATTTTGACCTCATCGTTTGTACCCTCAAGAAATTGAAACAGGGGAAGAGTGTGAAGATCCCCATCTATGACTTTACCACCCACAGCCGGAAAAAGGACTGG AAAACTCTGTATGGGGCCAATGTGATCATCTTTGAGGGAATCATGGCATTTGCAGATAAGCAGCTTTTGGAG CTCTTAGATATGAAGATCTTTGTGGACACAGACTCAGACATCCGTCTGGTGCGACGGCTGCGAAGAGACATCAGTGAGAGGGGCCGGGACATCGAAGGGGTCATCAAACAGTACAACAAGTTTGTCAAACCAGCCTTTGACCAATACATCCAACCCACCATGCGGCTTGCAGATATTGTGGTTCCCCGAG GGAGTGGAAATACTGTGGCCATTGATCTGATTGTTCAGCATGTCCACAGCCAGCTGGAAGAG AGGAAGCTACGATGGGATAT GGCAGCATTGGCCTCAGCCCATCAATGCCACCCTCTCCCCAGGACTCTTAGTGTACTGAAGAGCACCCCCCAAGTGAGGGGGATGCATACCATCATCAG GGATAAAGAGACCAGTCGGGATGAGTTTATCTTCTATTCAAAGCGGCTAATGAGACTCCTCATTGAGCATGCTCTCTCCTTCCTGCCCTTCCAG ggctgcacagTCCAGACACCCCAGGGGCAGGACTATGAAGGAAAAACCTATGCTGGGAAACAG ATCACAGGGGTGTCCATCCTAAGGGCTGGGGAGACCATGGAACCAGCTCTGCGGGCTGTGTGCAAAGATGTCCGGATTGGCACCATTCTCATTCAGACCAACCAACTTACAGGTGAACCAGAG CTGCACTACCTTCGACTCCCCAAAGACATCAGTGAGGACCATGTGATCCTGATGGACTGCACGGTATCCACCGGTGCAGCAGCCATGATGGCAGTCAGAGTGCTGTTG GATCATGATGTTCCAGAAGACAAAATCTTCCTGCTCTCACTGCTGATGGCTGAGATGGGTGTCCACTCTGTGGCCTATGCCTTCCCACGGGTGAAGATCATCACCACAGCTGTGGATAAGAAAGTGAATGATCTTTTCCGAATCATCCCTGGCATTG GGAACTTTGGAGACCGCTACTTTGGGACAGATGCCCCACCTGACTGGAGTGATGAGGAAGAACTAGCTGGAACTTAG
- the UCKL1 gene encoding uridine-cytidine kinase-like 1 isoform X2: MATALALALSAAATSPSSPSEEAPSGLDEREDGAESEARCEASSAESLDRLLPPVGTGRSPRKRTTSQCKSEPPLLRTSKRTIYTAGRPPWYNEHGTQSKEAFVIGLGGGSASGKTTVARMIIEALDVPWVVLLSMDSFYKVLTKQQQEQAASNDFNFDHPDAFDFDLIVCTLKKLKQGKSVKIPIYDFTTHSRKKDWKTLYGANVIIFEGIMAFADKQLLELLDMKIFVDTDSDIRLVRRLRRDISERGRDIEGVIKQYNKFVKPAFDQYIQPTMRLADIVVPRGSGNTVAIDLIVQHVHSQLEERELSVRAALASAHQCHPLPRTLSVLKSTPQVRGMHTIIRDKETSRDEFIFYSKRLMRLLIEHALSFLPFQGCTVQTPQGQDYEGKTYAGKQITGVSILRAGETMEPALRAVCKDVRIGTILIQTNQLTGEPELHYLRLPKDISEDHVILMDCTVSTGAAAMMAVRVLLDHDVPEDKIFLLSLLMAEMGVHSVAYAFPRVKIITTAVDKKVNDLFRIIPGIGNFGDRYFGTDAPPDWSDEEELAGT, encoded by the exons CAGTGCTGAGTCTCTAGATAGACTTCTCCCTCCTGTGGGCACAGGCCGATCACCACGAAAACGGACTACTAGCCAGTGTAAATCAGAGCCACCCCTGTTGCGGACCAGCAAAAGGACAATCTACACAGCTGGGCGGCCTCCCTGGTACAATGAACATGGGACTCAGTCAAAGGAAGCATTTGTCATTG GCTTGGGTGGAGGTAGTGCCTCTGGGAAAACTACTGTGGCCAGAATGATTATTGAAGCTTTGGATGTCCCCTGGGTAGTTCTACTTTCCATGGATTCCTTCTACAAG GTACTTACCAAGCAACAGCAGGAGCAGGCAGCCAGCAATGACTTCAACTTTGACCACCCTGATGCCTTCGATTTTGACCTCATCGTTTGTACCCTCAAGAAATTGAAACAGGGGAAGAGTGTGAAGATCCCCATCTATGACTTTACCACCCACAGCCGGAAAAAGGACTGG AAAACTCTGTATGGGGCCAATGTGATCATCTTTGAGGGAATCATGGCATTTGCAGATAAGCAGCTTTTGGAG CTCTTAGATATGAAGATCTTTGTGGACACAGACTCAGACATCCGTCTGGTGCGACGGCTGCGAAGAGACATCAGTGAGAGGGGCCGGGACATCGAAGGGGTCATCAAACAGTACAACAAGTTTGTCAAACCAGCCTTTGACCAATACATCCAACCCACCATGCGGCTTGCAGATATTGTGGTTCCCCGAG GGAGTGGAAATACTGTGGCCATTGATCTGATTGTTCAGCATGTCCACAGCCAGCTGGAAGAG CGTGAACTCAGCGTGAG GGCAGCATTGGCCTCAGCCCATCAATGCCACCCTCTCCCCAGGACTCTTAGTGTACTGAAGAGCACCCCCCAAGTGAGGGGGATGCATACCATCATCAG GGATAAAGAGACCAGTCGGGATGAGTTTATCTTCTATTCAAAGCGGCTAATGAGACTCCTCATTGAGCATGCTCTCTCCTTCCTGCCCTTCCAG ggctgcacagTCCAGACACCCCAGGGGCAGGACTATGAAGGAAAAACCTATGCTGGGAAACAG ATCACAGGGGTGTCCATCCTAAGGGCTGGGGAGACCATGGAACCAGCTCTGCGGGCTGTGTGCAAAGATGTCCGGATTGGCACCATTCTCATTCAGACCAACCAACTTACAGGTGAACCAGAG CTGCACTACCTTCGACTCCCCAAAGACATCAGTGAGGACCATGTGATCCTGATGGACTGCACGGTATCCACCGGTGCAGCAGCCATGATGGCAGTCAGAGTGCTGTTG GATCATGATGTTCCAGAAGACAAAATCTTCCTGCTCTCACTGCTGATGGCTGAGATGGGTGTCCACTCTGTGGCCTATGCCTTCCCACGGGTGAAGATCATCACCACAGCTGTGGATAAGAAAGTGAATGATCTTTTCCGAATCATCCCTGGCATTG GGAACTTTGGAGACCGCTACTTTGGGACAGATGCCCCACCTGACTGGAGTGATGAGGAAGAACTAGCTGGAACTTAG